In one Bordetella pertussis 18323 genomic region, the following are encoded:
- a CDS encoding glutathione binding-like protein, translated as MIDLYYWTTPNGHKITLFLEETGLPYRIHPVNISKGEQFQPEFLAIAPNNRIPAIVDQAPADGGTPIPLFESGAILLYLAEKTGQFIPADLRGRADVLQWLFWQMGGLGPMAGQNHHFSAYAPERIPYAIERYVKETNRLYGVLDRQLAQREFVAGDYSIADMAAYPWIVPHERQGQDLNEFPNLKRWFEAIGARPATQRAYALADRINTKPSVDTEESRRVLFGQTAANVRR; from the coding sequence ATGATCGATCTCTACTACTGGACGACTCCCAACGGCCACAAGATCACGCTCTTTCTCGAAGAGACCGGCCTGCCTTACCGCATACACCCCGTCAACATCAGCAAGGGCGAGCAGTTCCAGCCGGAATTCCTGGCCATCGCGCCCAACAACCGCATCCCGGCCATCGTCGATCAGGCGCCGGCCGATGGCGGCACGCCGATCCCGCTGTTCGAGTCCGGCGCCATCCTGCTGTACCTGGCCGAGAAGACCGGCCAATTCATCCCCGCCGACCTGCGCGGGCGCGCCGACGTGCTGCAGTGGCTGTTCTGGCAGATGGGCGGACTGGGCCCCATGGCCGGCCAGAACCACCACTTCTCGGCCTATGCGCCCGAGCGCATCCCCTACGCCATCGAGCGCTACGTCAAGGAAACCAACCGCCTGTATGGCGTGCTCGACCGCCAGCTGGCGCAGCGCGAGTTCGTCGCCGGCGACTACTCGATCGCCGACATGGCGGCCTATCCCTGGATCGTGCCGCACGAGCGCCAGGGCCAGGACCTGAACGAGTTTCCGAACCTCAAGCGCTGGTTCGAGGCCATCGGCGCCCGCCCGGCCACGCAGCGCGCCTACGCGCTGGCCGACCGGATCAACACCAAGCCGTCGGTCGACACCGAGGAGTCCCGCCGCGTGCTGTTCGGCCAGACCGCCGCCAACGTGCGCCGCTGA
- a CDS encoding GNAT family N-acetyltransferase, producing the protein MTATLSFRRAAATDLPAIIALLADDAFGQQREDPTMPPQPAYLAAFGAIDRDPNQLLAVVERAGQIIGCLQLSFIPGLSRRGLWRGQIESVRVAASERGAGTGRALFEWAIAQCRDKGCGLVQLTTDKQRADARRFYESLGFKATHEGMKLDLA; encoded by the coding sequence ATGACCGCCACGCTCAGCTTCCGCCGCGCCGCCGCGACCGACCTGCCGGCCATCATCGCGCTGCTGGCCGACGACGCCTTCGGCCAGCAGCGCGAAGACCCGACCATGCCGCCGCAGCCGGCCTATCTGGCGGCCTTCGGCGCCATCGACCGCGATCCCAACCAGCTCCTGGCGGTGGTCGAGCGCGCCGGCCAGATCATCGGCTGCCTGCAGCTCAGCTTCATTCCCGGGCTGTCGCGCCGCGGCCTGTGGCGCGGGCAGATCGAAAGCGTGCGGGTGGCGGCCAGCGAGCGCGGCGCGGGCACCGGCCGCGCGCTGTTCGAGTGGGCCATCGCCCAGTGCCGCGACAAGGGCTGCGGCCTGGTGCAGCTGACCACCGACAAGCAGCGCGCCGACGCCCGGCGCTTCTATGAATCCCTGGGTTTCAAGGCCACGCACGAGGGCATGAAACTGGACCTGGCATGA
- a CDS encoding biotin/lipoate A/B protein ligase family protein produces MNRTAWTDYDWQLIHPGPLPPALHMALDAAITDEVGAGQRPPTLRIWEWSQPAVIIGRFQSLRNEVDPDGARRHGVTVVRRVSGGGAMFVEPGNTITYSLSVPQALVAGMSFQESYAFLDAWVIRALHELGIKAWYQPLNDIASDAGKIGGAAQARRAGAVLHHVTMSYDIDADKMVEVLRIGREKLSDKGTTSARKRVDPLRSQTGLARDTIIERMLQTFAGMCRLTPAEIGAATLQAAQRQAEEKFSSPEWTALVP; encoded by the coding sequence ATGAACCGCACCGCCTGGACCGACTACGACTGGCAACTGATCCACCCGGGCCCGCTGCCGCCGGCGCTGCACATGGCGCTGGACGCCGCCATCACCGACGAGGTCGGCGCGGGCCAGCGTCCGCCCACGCTGCGCATCTGGGAATGGTCGCAGCCGGCCGTCATCATCGGGCGCTTCCAGTCGCTCAGGAACGAGGTGGACCCCGACGGCGCGCGCCGCCACGGCGTGACCGTGGTGCGCCGCGTCAGCGGCGGCGGCGCGATGTTCGTCGAGCCGGGCAACACCATCACCTATTCGCTGAGCGTGCCGCAGGCGCTGGTGGCCGGCATGAGCTTCCAGGAATCGTATGCCTTCCTGGATGCCTGGGTCATCCGCGCCCTCCACGAGCTGGGCATCAAGGCCTGGTACCAGCCGCTCAACGACATCGCCTCGGACGCGGGCAAGATCGGCGGCGCCGCCCAGGCGCGCCGCGCCGGCGCGGTGCTGCATCACGTCACCATGTCGTACGACATCGACGCCGACAAGATGGTCGAGGTGCTGCGCATCGGCCGCGAGAAGCTGTCCGACAAGGGCACGACCAGCGCCAGGAAGCGCGTGGACCCGCTGCGCAGCCAGACCGGCCTGGCTCGCGATACCATTATCGAACGCATGCTGCAGACCTTTGCCGGCATGTGCCGCCTGACGCCCGCCGAGATCGGCGCGGCCACCCTGCAGGCGGCGCAACGCCAGGCCGAGGAAAAATTCTCCAGCCCCGAGTGGACCGCCCTCGTTCCCTGA
- a CDS encoding RsiV family protein, which produces MKYRATALPPPRLKLLCAAGALALLAACGSAPPADITLAGAAPAAAGAEPATIGDVRTERIQWASAKPGCTGECPRVEIDSVSFPGIPALSELVDRQLAAMTGVDQNLRGRYQTLSEYTQYFWKTAQARDATYFKASVKDVVGDIVAVELGTTQFLTGAAHGIPATHYLNWQRSQGRPLTLDEVLIPSRKAEYVVAMREAHQRWLAANEDAQHDRAAYDRMWPFQETTNFALTRQGLVVKYDAYTIAPYSHGQPEILIPYERLRGVLRPEFIPAG; this is translated from the coding sequence ATGAAGTACCGCGCGACCGCGCTGCCCCCGCCCCGCCTGAAACTGCTTTGCGCCGCCGGCGCGCTGGCCTTGCTGGCCGCCTGCGGCAGCGCGCCGCCGGCCGACATCACGCTGGCCGGCGCCGCTCCCGCCGCGGCCGGCGCCGAGCCGGCCACCATCGGCGACGTGCGCACCGAGCGCATCCAATGGGCCAGCGCCAAGCCGGGCTGCACCGGCGAATGCCCGCGCGTCGAGATCGACAGCGTGTCCTTCCCCGGCATCCCGGCCCTGAGCGAGCTGGTCGACCGCCAGCTGGCCGCCATGACCGGCGTGGACCAGAACCTGCGCGGCCGCTACCAGACGCTGTCCGAATACACGCAGTACTTCTGGAAAACCGCCCAGGCGCGCGACGCCACCTACTTCAAGGCCAGCGTCAAGGACGTGGTGGGCGACATCGTCGCCGTCGAGCTGGGCACCACCCAGTTCCTGACCGGCGCGGCGCACGGCATCCCCGCCACGCATTACCTGAACTGGCAACGTAGCCAGGGCCGCCCGCTGACGCTGGACGAGGTCCTGATCCCCAGCCGCAAGGCCGAGTATGTCGTCGCCATGCGCGAGGCACACCAGCGATGGCTGGCCGCCAACGAAGACGCGCAGCACGACCGCGCCGCCTACGACCGCATGTGGCCGTTCCAGGAAACCACCAATTTCGCCCTCACCCGCCAGGGGCTGGTGGTCAAGTACGACGCCTATACCATCGCGCCGTATTCGCACGGACAGCCGGAAATCCTCATTCCCTACGAGCGCCTGCGCGGCGTTCTGCGCCCCGAGTTCATCCCGGCGGGCTGA
- the asd gene encoding archaetidylserine decarboxylase (Phosphatidylserine decarboxylase is synthesized as a single chain precursor. Generation of the pyruvoyl active site from a Ser is coupled to cleavage of a Gly-Ser bond between the larger (beta) and smaller (alpha chains). It is an integral membrane protein.) translates to MPFKDQLFLASQYLAPHHLVSRLMGRVADCRAPEIKNRMIARFVRRYNVDMSEALVEDPLAYASFNDFFTRALKPDARPLDDEPGAALCPADGAISQIGAIDNGRIFQAKGHSFGLTDLLGGDAERAAPFAGGQFATIYLSPRDYHRVHMPLAGTLREMVHVPGRLFSVNPLTARSVPELFARNERVACLFDTEHGPMALVLVGAMIVASIETVWAGLVTPHKRQVRSVRYDAAARAPIHLDKGAEMGRFKLGSTVIVLFGPKRLRWLDLPSVRGPVRMGETLALPASTAISFPESE, encoded by the coding sequence ATGCCCTTCAAAGACCAGCTTTTTCTCGCCAGCCAGTATCTCGCTCCGCATCACCTGGTCTCGCGCCTGATGGGCCGCGTGGCGGATTGCCGCGCCCCCGAAATCAAGAACCGCATGATTGCGCGCTTCGTACGCCGCTACAACGTCGACATGAGCGAAGCCCTGGTCGAGGACCCGCTGGCCTACGCCAGCTTCAACGACTTCTTCACGCGCGCGCTCAAGCCGGACGCCCGCCCGCTGGACGACGAGCCCGGCGCGGCGCTGTGCCCGGCCGACGGCGCCATCAGCCAGATCGGCGCCATCGACAACGGCCGCATCTTCCAGGCCAAGGGCCACAGCTTCGGGCTGACCGACCTGCTGGGCGGCGACGCCGAGCGCGCCGCGCCGTTTGCCGGCGGCCAGTTCGCCACCATCTACCTGTCGCCGCGCGACTACCACCGCGTGCACATGCCCCTGGCCGGCACGCTGCGCGAAATGGTGCACGTGCCCGGCCGCCTGTTTTCCGTGAACCCGCTGACCGCGCGCAGCGTGCCGGAACTGTTCGCGCGCAACGAACGCGTGGCCTGCCTGTTCGACACCGAGCATGGCCCCATGGCGCTGGTGCTGGTCGGCGCCATGATCGTCGCGTCCATCGAAACCGTCTGGGCCGGCCTGGTGACGCCGCACAAGCGCCAGGTGCGCAGCGTCCGCTACGACGCCGCCGCCCGTGCGCCCATCCATCTGGACAAGGGCGCCGAAATGGGCCGCTTCAAGCTGGGCTCCACCGTCATCGTGCTGTTCGGCCCCAAGCGCTTGCGCTGGCTGGACCTGCCCTCGGTACGCGGGCCGGTACGGATGGGCGAAACCCTGGCATTGCCCGCCAGCACCGCCATTTCATTTCCAGAAAGCGAATAA